In the Carassius auratus strain Wakin chromosome 50, ASM336829v1, whole genome shotgun sequence genome, one interval contains:
- the LOC113067051 gene encoding eukaryotic translation initiation factor 3 subunit J-A-like isoform X2 — protein MADADSWDADSFELEEPLKKAAVRDKWEGEDEDDDVKDNWDDDEEEEKDEEKKSETKPTEKKKLSEKIKEKENLQRKKQEELQKRLEESKNSTELTPEEELAEKLRVKKLQEDSDLELAKEVFGVVSNNVSGIDAMSPSTKEDFTEFERLLKEKISSCEKSIHYSSFLESLFRDLCLSLEVDDLKKINNSLTVLLSEKQRQEKANKGKKKKKGVLPGGGLKATKRDDLADYGEFGGGYAQDYEDFM, from the exons ATGGCGGACGCAGATTCTTGGG ATGCTGATAGTTTCGAGCTCGAGGAGCCTCTCAAAAAGGCGGCAGTTCGTGACAAATGGGAGGGCGAGGATGAAGACGACGACGTCAAA GATAATTGGGATGATGACGAAGAAGAGGAAAAGGACGAGGAAAAAAAGTCAG AAACTAAACCTACAGAAAAGAAGAAACTCAGcgaaaaaataaaggaaaaggaaaatttacaaagaaaaaaacaagaggaGCTCCAAAAACGA tTAGAGGAGTCAAAAAACAGCACAGAACTCACACCAGAAGAGGAGCTGGCAGAAAAACTTAGAGTGAAAAAACTACAGGAAGATTCAGACTTAGAACTAGCAAAAGAAGTATTCG GTGTAGTATCAAATAATGTTTCAGGAATTGATGCAATGAGTCCCTCTACAAAAGAAGACTTCACAGAGTTTGAGCGGTTGCTAAAAGAAAAAATTTCTTCCTGTGAGAAATCAATACACTATTCCAGCTTTTTAGAGTCACTATTTAGGGACCTGTGTCTTTCAT TGGAAGTTGATGACTTGAAGAAAATTAACAATTCTCTAACAGTGTTACTAAGtgaaaaacagagacaagaaaAG GCAAACaaaggtaaaaagaaaaagaagggagTTTTACCAGGAGGAGGTTTAAAAGCCACAAAGAGAGATGATCTCGCAGACTACGGGGAGTTCGGCGGAGGCTATGCACAAGACTATGAGGATTTCATGTGA
- the LOC113067051 gene encoding eukaryotic translation initiation factor 3 subunit J-A-like isoform X1, with amino-acid sequence MADADSWDADSFELEEPLKKAAVRDKWEGEDEDDDVKDNWDDDEEEEKDEEKKSETKPTEKKKLSEKIKEKENLQRKKQEELQKRTTVQTLELEESKNSTELTPEEELAEKLRVKKLQEDSDLELAKEVFGVVSNNVSGIDAMSPSTKEDFTEFERLLKEKISSCEKSIHYSSFLESLFRDLCLSLEVDDLKKINNSLTVLLSEKQRQEKANKGKKKKKGVLPGGGLKATKRDDLADYGEFGGGYAQDYEDFM; translated from the exons ATGGCGGACGCAGATTCTTGGG ATGCTGATAGTTTCGAGCTCGAGGAGCCTCTCAAAAAGGCGGCAGTTCGTGACAAATGGGAGGGCGAGGATGAAGACGACGACGTCAAA GATAATTGGGATGATGACGAAGAAGAGGAAAAGGACGAGGAAAAAAAGTCAG AAACTAAACCTACAGAAAAGAAGAAACTCAGcgaaaaaataaaggaaaaggaaaatttacaaagaaaaaaacaagaggaGCTCCAAAAACGA acTACCGTTCAAACGTTGGAG tTAGAGGAGTCAAAAAACAGCACAGAACTCACACCAGAAGAGGAGCTGGCAGAAAAACTTAGAGTGAAAAAACTACAGGAAGATTCAGACTTAGAACTAGCAAAAGAAGTATTCG GTGTAGTATCAAATAATGTTTCAGGAATTGATGCAATGAGTCCCTCTACAAAAGAAGACTTCACAGAGTTTGAGCGGTTGCTAAAAGAAAAAATTTCTTCCTGTGAGAAATCAATACACTATTCCAGCTTTTTAGAGTCACTATTTAGGGACCTGTGTCTTTCAT TGGAAGTTGATGACTTGAAGAAAATTAACAATTCTCTAACAGTGTTACTAAGtgaaaaacagagacaagaaaAG GCAAACaaaggtaaaaagaaaaagaagggagTTTTACCAGGAGGAGGTTTAAAAGCCACAAAGAGAGATGATCTCGCAGACTACGGGGAGTTCGGCGGAGGCTATGCACAAGACTATGAGGATTTCATGTGA